From the genome of Pukyongia salina, one region includes:
- a CDS encoding sulfite exporter TauE/SafE family protein yields the protein MVITEIAGYIGALIIGIVLGLIGGGGSILTVPVFVYLLYVNPVTATAYSLFVVGVSALVGAIRNIQKGLVDFKTAIVFSIPAFIAVYITRKFIVPAIPDTLFSLGEYTVSKNTGIMVFFALIMLIASFSMIRNNNKEDKPRQAVKLNFPLIFIEGFIVGLLTGVVGAGGGFLIIPALVLLAKLPMKKAVATSLLIIAIKSLIGFIGDIETMSIEWNFLLSFTAVSIAGIFIGVWLNKFIDGSKLKKGFGWFVLLMAIYIIIKEFTH from the coding sequence ATCGTTATCACGGAAATTGCAGGATATATAGGAGCTTTGATCATTGGGATCGTACTGGGTCTTATCGGTGGTGGAGGTTCTATATTAACGGTGCCTGTTTTTGTGTACTTGCTTTACGTAAACCCTGTTACGGCCACAGCCTATTCTCTTTTCGTTGTAGGCGTGTCAGCTCTGGTAGGTGCTATTAGAAACATACAGAAGGGGTTGGTGGATTTCAAGACCGCCATTGTTTTTTCGATCCCGGCATTTATTGCAGTTTATATCACTCGGAAATTCATAGTTCCCGCCATTCCTGATACACTATTTTCCCTTGGAGAATATACAGTGAGCAAGAATACAGGTATCATGGTCTTTTTCGCCCTGATCATGCTTATTGCTTCCTTTTCCATGATAAGGAACAATAATAAGGAGGATAAGCCAAGGCAAGCGGTAAAGCTCAATTTCCCCCTTATCTTTATAGAAGGTTTTATCGTAGGCCTGCTTACCGGCGTGGTTGGCGCGGGAGGGGGTTTTCTAATCATTCCTGCCCTGGTTTTATTGGCCAAGCTACCCATGAAAAAGGCGGTAGCCACTTCCCTGCTCATTATTGCTATTAAATCGCTGATAGGCTTTATTGGCGACATAGAGACCATGAGTATCGAATGGAATTTTCTATTGTCATTCACCGCAGTTTCTATTGCAGGGATCTTTATCGGGGTATGGCTGAACAAATTCATTGATGGAAGCAAACTAAAGAAAGGGTTTGGATGGTTTGTTTTGCTGATGGCGATTTATATCATCATCAAGGAATTTACCCATTGA
- a CDS encoding peroxiredoxin, whose translation MTTEENQQFSMPRIGDNAPDFEAVTTKGKIKLSEYAKDKWIVMFSHPADFTPVCTTEMSGFAEHQKEFEAMNTELLGLSIDSIHAHLAWVNNVRKNTGVYFDFPIIADIDMKVAKLYGMLQPNESETAAVRAVFFIDPTKKIRLIMYYPLNVGRNMEEILRALEALQISDDYKVALPLNWKRGDKVIVPPPKTLAEMEDRINDDTVEKVDFYLAKKELV comes from the coding sequence ATGACAACTGAAGAGAATCAACAATTTAGCATGCCGCGAATAGGGGATAATGCTCCCGATTTTGAAGCAGTGACTACCAAAGGAAAGATAAAACTATCCGAATATGCCAAAGACAAGTGGATAGTGATGTTCTCACATCCGGCCGATTTTACACCGGTTTGCACTACCGAGATGAGTGGTTTTGCCGAACATCAGAAGGAATTCGAGGCAATGAACACCGAATTGCTTGGCTTAAGTATTGATAGTATACATGCTCATCTGGCATGGGTGAACAATGTGAGAAAAAATACAGGGGTTTACTTCGATTTCCCGATCATAGCAGACATCGATATGAAAGTTGCCAAGCTCTATGGAATGCTGCAACCAAACGAAAGTGAGACCGCAGCAGTAAGAGCCGTTTTCTTTATAGATCCAACTAAAAAGATAAGACTTATCATGTACTACCCGCTTAATGTGGGAAGAAATATGGAAGAGATCTTAAGAGCCCTTGAAGCCCTTCAGATATCTGATGATTATAAAGTGGCTTTACCGCTAAACTGGAAAAGAGGTGACAAGGTAATCGTACCGCCACCAAAGACTCTTGCTGAAATGGAAGATCGGATCAACGATGATACAGTAGAGAAAGTTGACTTCTACCTGGCTAAAAAGGAGCTGGTGTAG
- a CDS encoding TraB/GumN family protein yields MSYKEFSEIDNFNLPKILHLNSANREVLYFGTYHSNSVNDSLFTLIEKRFTQFDPTFILHEGGSNWPIFKDRDSTIAQSGEPGFIIHLAKENNIPFESIEPEEELEYAYLLNKFELNWVVLMYMCRQIDNQLRLAKAYGTTDEQFVQNMNYFFRMLKDKGLPLNKYQLEFTHWKQVYQEQLERKLEWRKFDPDIYYPNKYLTKLNEVNRASDEFRNLYMIDKIVSASETYNKVFVLVGGGHLVVQEELLKHKFSQ; encoded by the coding sequence ATGTCGTATAAAGAGTTTTCGGAAATTGATAATTTTAATTTACCGAAAATACTTCACCTGAACTCAGCCAACCGGGAGGTTTTATATTTCGGCACCTATCATTCTAATTCGGTAAACGACTCATTGTTTACACTAATTGAAAAGCGATTCACTCAATTCGATCCAACTTTTATATTGCATGAAGGTGGCAGTAATTGGCCTATATTTAAAGATAGAGATAGTACCATCGCGCAGTCTGGAGAGCCTGGATTTATTATACACTTGGCCAAAGAAAACAATATTCCTTTTGAATCGATAGAACCTGAAGAAGAGTTAGAATACGCCTATTTACTGAATAAATTCGAGCTCAACTGGGTTGTTTTGATGTATATGTGCCGTCAAATCGATAATCAACTAAGATTGGCGAAAGCGTATGGCACTACCGATGAACAATTCGTTCAGAATATGAATTATTTTTTTCGGATGTTAAAGGACAAGGGATTACCTCTCAATAAATACCAGCTGGAATTTACCCATTGGAAGCAAGTATACCAAGAACAACTGGAAAGAAAATTGGAGTGGAGAAAATTTGATCCAGACATTTACTATCCGAATAAGTATCTCACTAAACTCAACGAAGTAAATCGGGCGTCGGATGAGTTTAGAAACTTGTATATGATCGATAAAATTGTAAGTGCTTCAGAAACATATAATAAGGTTTTTGTACTAGTAGGAGGAGGACATCTGGTCGTACAGGAAGAATTATTAAAACATAAATTCAGCCAATAA
- a CDS encoding rhodanese-like domain-containing protein: MFFKSLLGTAAGSSSNSIRILNTSEYKAAISKGKVQLVDVRTPNEYRAGHIPNAVNIDYFQPQVFAEKVAKLDKNKAVYIYCRSGSRSRGAAAQLVKLGFTEIYDLKGGYMKWN; the protein is encoded by the coding sequence ATGTTTTTTAAATCACTCTTAGGTACTGCTGCAGGGTCAAGTTCAAACAGTATTCGAATTTTAAACACCTCCGAGTACAAAGCAGCGATCTCCAAGGGAAAAGTACAATTAGTGGATGTTCGAACCCCAAACGAATACCGGGCAGGACATATCCCCAACGCCGTGAATATCGATTATTTCCAACCTCAGGTCTTTGCTGAAAAAGTTGCAAAACTGGACAAGAACAAAGCCGTGTATATTTATTGCCGATCCGGATCCAGAAGCAGAGGCGCTGCAGCACAACTGGTTAAATTGGGTTTCACAGAGATCTACGACCTAAAAGGTGGTTATATGAAGTGGAACTAA
- a CDS encoding MBL fold metallo-hydrolase: MKVEQIYTGCLAHAAYYLESKGEAAIFDPLREVGPYLARAEKDNAKIKYVFETHFHADFVSGHLDLKTKTGARIVFGPTAKPNYEAIIAEDNQVFNVGDYKVKVIHTPGHTMESTTYLLIDENGKEHGIITGDTLFIGDVGRPDLAQHVVSDLTEEKLARHLYDSLRNKIMPLSDDLIVYPNHGAGSACGKMMSKETTDTLGHQKQVNYALRADMTKEEFVEELLSGLTPPPGYFPQNVLMNIKGYESLDSIKKRAIRPLDPHEFEAAAEETGAVILDVRTRDEFTSGHIPRSIYIGLDGNFAPWAGALITDVKQPILLVVPEGKEDEVITRLSRVGFDHTLGYLKGGFEAWKGASKEFDTLTSVTVQEFKKQYVMKPDAKVFDVRKASEYNAEHFEGAVNTPLDYFNDYLPQFPSEENFYLHCQGGYRSVIAASILKSRGIHNVIDIAGGVDAMKKSGLPLTDYVCPTTML; the protein is encoded by the coding sequence ATGAAAGTAGAACAAATATATACAGGATGTTTGGCGCATGCCGCCTACTACCTGGAAAGTAAAGGAGAAGCAGCCATTTTCGATCCGCTTCGGGAAGTAGGGCCTTACCTGGCCAGGGCCGAAAAAGATAATGCTAAGATCAAATATGTTTTCGAAACGCATTTTCATGCCGATTTTGTAAGTGGCCATCTGGATTTGAAAACCAAAACGGGAGCCCGCATAGTTTTTGGACCTACGGCCAAACCAAATTATGAGGCCATCATAGCCGAAGATAACCAGGTTTTTAATGTTGGTGATTATAAGGTGAAGGTAATCCATACACCAGGGCATACCATGGAAAGCACCACTTATCTTCTAATAGACGAGAACGGGAAGGAGCATGGTATCATTACCGGAGATACACTGTTTATAGGTGACGTGGGCAGGCCCGATCTTGCCCAGCATGTGGTTTCAGATCTTACTGAAGAAAAACTAGCAAGACACCTGTACGATTCCCTGCGCAACAAGATCATGCCCCTTAGCGACGACCTGATCGTTTACCCCAATCACGGAGCTGGCTCGGCTTGTGGAAAAATGATGAGCAAGGAAACTACCGATACTTTGGGACATCAGAAACAGGTAAACTATGCATTAAGAGCCGATATGACCAAAGAAGAATTTGTAGAAGAATTACTAAGCGGACTTACCCCTCCTCCGGGATATTTCCCTCAGAACGTGCTAATGAATATAAAAGGATATGAAAGTCTTGATAGTATAAAAAAACGAGCTATCCGTCCTTTAGACCCACATGAATTTGAAGCTGCAGCCGAAGAAACGGGAGCCGTTATCCTTGATGTACGCACGCGAGATGAGTTTACAAGCGGACATATTCCGCGGTCGATATACATTGGCCTGGACGGAAACTTTGCTCCCTGGGCCGGTGCACTCATCACAGATGTGAAACAACCTATCCTCCTGGTGGTTCCGGAAGGAAAAGAGGATGAAGTAATTACCCGCTTATCCAGAGTTGGTTTCGACCATACGCTGGGATACCTCAAAGGCGGATTCGAGGCATGGAAGGGAGCTTCGAAAGAATTCGACACCCTTACTTCGGTTACGGTACAGGAATTTAAAAAGCAGTATGTGATGAAGCCGGACGCTAAGGTTTTTGATGTTCGGAAAGCAAGTGAGTATAACGCCGAACACTTCGAGGGTGCTGTAAATACTCCCTTAGACTATTTTAACGACTATTTACCTCAATTTCCTTCAGAAGAAAATTTCTATCTCCATTGCCAGGGAGGTTACCGAAGTGTGATCGCGGCTTCCATTTTAAAGAGTCGCGGGATTCACAATGTCATCGATATAGCCGGAGGAGTAGATGCAATGAAAAAATCGGGCCTTCCATTGACCGATTATGTGTGTCCAACTACTATGCTATAA
- a CDS encoding DUF3784 domain-containing protein, which produces MIVAAFIFIVLGILIKYGKLYFLIAGYNTLPKEEKVKYDIEGISTLFRNVMFGMATMIFLGYFIEKITDIPHLLDYFFWASMIIGVPYLLIAANSKKYKRSN; this is translated from the coding sequence ATGATTGTAGCAGCATTTATTTTTATAGTCCTTGGAATTTTAATAAAATATGGAAAGTTGTATTTCCTTATTGCCGGGTATAATACACTACCGAAGGAAGAAAAAGTGAAATACGATATTGAGGGGATTTCAACGCTGTTTCGAAATGTGATGTTCGGGATGGCAACGATGATCTTTTTGGGATACTTTATTGAAAAAATAACCGACATTCCACATCTCCTGGATTATTTCTTCTGGGCTTCGATGATCATTGGTGTCCCCTACTTGTTAATAGCGGCAAATTCGAAAAAGTATAAAAGATCGAATTGA
- a CDS encoding DoxX family protein codes for MFNNLSNKALALHLFRISFGINYFFHGIVRIPHLDSFVDSMQNTMRDTPLPQFLVTQLAYGIPFAEIIVGLLLILNIKTRETLVITIALMNILVIGSSFAQKWDLVGLQATYIGFLFLLLYFTRDNNDSVEKIKI; via the coding sequence ATGTTTAATAATCTAAGTAATAAAGCGCTCGCGCTACATTTATTCCGTATCTCATTCGGAATAAATTATTTCTTTCACGGCATAGTGCGAATCCCCCACCTCGACTCCTTTGTTGATAGCATGCAAAACACCATGCGAGATACGCCATTGCCTCAGTTTTTGGTTACCCAATTAGCCTATGGTATTCCCTTCGCCGAGATTATCGTTGGCTTACTTTTAATTCTCAATATTAAAACCAGAGAAACCCTGGTAATCACAATAGCATTAATGAATATCCTGGTTATAGGAAGCTCATTCGCACAGAAATGGGATCTGGTAGGTTTACAGGCCACCTATATTGGATTCTTATTCCTACTCCTCTATTTTACCAGAGACAATAATGATTCAGTTGAAAAAATAAAAATCTAA
- a CDS encoding carboxymuconolactone decarboxylase family protein has protein sequence MSTIEANTPLKIHTIETAPEESKALLEKSKKAFGYIPNLHAALAGAPGLLEAYQNIHQLFVNSSFNNDELTVVWQSINVEHQCHYCVPAHTAIAKAMKVDDAITDALRNKTELPSSKLEVLRDTTLSVVRNRGNISKDEIQVFYDAGFTQRQLLEIILGIAQKTISNYTNHIAETPMDKAFEKYAWD, from the coding sequence ATGAGTACAATTGAAGCGAATACTCCATTGAAAATCCACACAATAGAGACAGCCCCTGAAGAAAGTAAGGCCTTACTTGAAAAGTCAAAAAAGGCGTTTGGCTACATCCCCAATCTACATGCGGCATTAGCAGGCGCCCCAGGGTTGTTGGAAGCCTATCAGAATATCCATCAGTTATTTGTAAACTCTTCCTTTAACAATGACGAATTAACCGTCGTTTGGCAGTCGATTAATGTTGAACACCAATGTCATTATTGTGTTCCGGCACACACTGCTATTGCAAAAGCTATGAAGGTAGACGATGCTATTACAGATGCACTGCGAAATAAAACCGAACTACCCTCATCCAAACTCGAAGTGTTGCGAGATACCACCCTATCTGTGGTTAGAAATCGGGGGAATATATCGAAGGACGAAATTCAAGTGTTTTATGATGCGGGATTTACCCAAAGACAATTGTTAGAGATCATTCTGGGCATAGCTCAAAAAACAATTAGTAATTACACAAACCATATTGCTGAAACACCTATGGATAAGGCATTTGAGAAATATGCCTGGGATTAG
- a CDS encoding TetR/AcrR family transcriptional regulator, giving the protein MPRTKKYNEQEVIEKAMNAFWHHGYEATSMQMLEKEMGINKFSIYSSFGNKNGVFLESLKCYKQKLNVLLNTLKDSNKGINGIKEYFYDFIEFSKENEIGKGCLITNTANEISQDADDSIKEALFSFTENVRSVFALVLKQDTTKDQVTVEQQADYLIISMFGLSSATRIFTKTQLDNYIQNIFINL; this is encoded by the coding sequence ATGCCAAGAACAAAGAAATATAACGAGCAGGAAGTGATTGAGAAAGCTATGAATGCGTTTTGGCATCACGGGTACGAGGCCACTTCTATGCAGATGCTTGAAAAAGAAATGGGAATTAACAAATTCTCCATCTATTCTAGCTTTGGCAATAAAAACGGAGTTTTTCTGGAAAGTTTAAAATGTTACAAACAGAAATTAAATGTGCTCCTAAATACCTTAAAAGATTCTAATAAGGGTATAAACGGCATCAAGGAATATTTCTACGATTTTATCGAATTTTCAAAGGAAAATGAAATTGGTAAAGGATGCCTGATCACCAATACCGCCAACGAAATCTCACAGGATGCGGATGACTCGATCAAAGAAGCCTTGTTTAGTTTTACCGAGAATGTGAGATCTGTTTTCGCCTTGGTATTGAAACAAGATACTACTAAAGATCAAGTAACCGTTGAACAACAAGCAGACTATTTAATTATTTCGATGTTTGGGTTATCCTCGGCCACACGAATTTTTACCAAAACACAATTAGACAATTATATACAGAACATATTTATTAACCTTTAA
- a CDS encoding class I SAM-dependent methyltransferase encodes MKRYLTVDDITDILHKSKQRGVGFLLSKLNIFGLKRTEKTFDQLDYKSADWWIVPKVIERWNELTTGNADMDYKEFFVTNYLQNKTGLKLISLGSGASHHEIELAKYDNFEEIICIDIAKNRLLEAEAKAHDLNLKNIKFICADINNYEIPKEYFDVVFFHASLHHFDQIENFVKTTIKDSLKSNGLLVINEFVGATRLQFPKHQIAKINEALRIIPKKYRTRYKSNLLKRRYYGSGIFRMIIADPSECIDSASILPAIHSNFETVLERPYGGNILMSALKDISHHFVELDSEKSKVLDELFLLEDEYLANHASDFVFGIYRKP; translated from the coding sequence ATGAAGAGATACTTAACAGTAGACGACATAACCGACATCTTACATAAATCCAAACAAAGAGGAGTTGGGTTTCTCTTATCAAAACTAAACATCTTCGGCTTAAAACGCACCGAGAAAACATTCGATCAATTAGATTATAAAAGTGCAGATTGGTGGATTGTACCAAAAGTGATAGAGCGCTGGAATGAATTGACCACAGGAAACGCAGATATGGATTACAAAGAGTTTTTTGTAACCAATTATCTGCAAAACAAAACCGGGCTTAAATTGATATCTCTAGGAAGCGGAGCCAGTCATCATGAGATCGAACTGGCCAAATACGATAATTTTGAAGAAATTATCTGTATTGATATTGCCAAGAACAGATTGTTAGAAGCCGAAGCTAAGGCACATGACCTCAATTTAAAAAATATAAAATTTATCTGTGCAGACATTAACAATTATGAAATACCCAAAGAGTATTTTGATGTGGTTTTCTTTCATGCGTCTTTACATCATTTCGACCAAATTGAGAATTTCGTAAAAACCACAATTAAGGACAGTTTAAAATCAAATGGTTTACTGGTTATAAATGAATTTGTAGGAGCAACCCGCTTGCAATTCCCAAAACATCAAATTGCAAAGATCAACGAAGCTTTGCGAATCATCCCCAAAAAGTACCGAACCCGATACAAGTCTAATTTATTAAAACGCAGATACTACGGATCGGGTATTTTTAGAATGATAATCGCAGATCCTTCCGAATGTATTGATTCTGCCAGCATCTTACCCGCTATACACTCAAATTTTGAAACTGTCCTGGAAAGACCCTATGGTGGGAATATTTTGATGAGTGCATTAAAGGATATCTCACACCATTTCGTCGAATTAGATTCGGAAAAAAGTAAGGTATTGGACGAACTTTTTCTATTAGAAGATGAATATTTAGCCAATCATGCTTCAGATTTTGTATTTGGGATCTATCGTAAGCCCTAG
- a CDS encoding beta/alpha barrel domain-containing protein, with the protein MKTLAFLSALLLLMGCNSTPNEPYQAVLSPTMISVSEPEHPGKALMEQYCYACHDATTAEVDRIGPPMIAIKKHYITEGTTKEEFTTEMLAWLDEPTEANAKMFGAVQRFGVMPKQIYPEDAIRLISEYMYDYEIEQPVWFEAHMNQQMKKGMGNCTESCSGNCQGNHSMKGKGNGQGMGKGMRKSRG; encoded by the coding sequence ATGAAAACACTCGCATTTCTATCTGCATTACTACTATTGATGGGTTGTAATTCAACCCCAAACGAACCCTACCAGGCAGTGTTGAGCCCAACAATGATTTCGGTTTCCGAACCTGAACACCCAGGCAAGGCCTTAATGGAACAATATTGCTATGCTTGCCATGATGCTACAACGGCCGAGGTGGACAGAATTGGCCCGCCAATGATCGCGATAAAGAAACATTATATTACTGAAGGTACCACCAAGGAAGAATTTACAACAGAAATGCTGGCCTGGCTTGATGAACCCACTGAAGCTAATGCAAAAATGTTTGGCGCAGTCCAGCGATTTGGTGTAATGCCAAAACAAATATACCCGGAAGACGCCATCAGGCTGATCTCTGAGTATATGTACGATTATGAGATCGAACAGCCGGTATGGTTTGAAGCCCACATGAACCAGCAAATGAAAAAAGGTATGGGAAATTGTACCGAAAGCTGCTCCGGGAATTGCCAGGGAAATCATTCTATGAAAGGTAAGGGTAACGGCCAGGGAATGGGAAAAGGTATGCGAAAATCCCGTGGATGA
- a CDS encoding nuclear transport factor 2 family protein, translating to MEDTEKLIAKWFESWETGNYKDIPVTDDFKHTSPYGTIAGKDAYLALVAANENKFLGHTFKIHDALYGETTACVRYTGKRGDFSLDVSEWYKTDGNRIREIISYYNIEGEGEIQL from the coding sequence ATGGAGGACACAGAGAAACTAATCGCAAAATGGTTTGAATCCTGGGAAACAGGCAACTATAAAGACATCCCGGTTACAGATGATTTTAAGCATACGAGTCCGTATGGGACAATAGCCGGTAAAGACGCTTATTTAGCCCTGGTAGCAGCCAATGAGAATAAATTTTTAGGACATACCTTCAAAATTCACGACGCCTTGTACGGTGAAACAACCGCATGTGTTCGTTATACCGGGAAACGGGGTGATTTTTCGCTGGACGTAAGCGAATGGTATAAAACTGATGGCAATAGAATTAGGGAGATCATTTCGTATTACAATATTGAAGGGGAAGGCGAGATCCAATTATAG